One Notolabrus celidotus isolate fNotCel1 chromosome 18, fNotCel1.pri, whole genome shotgun sequence DNA window includes the following coding sequences:
- the aco2 gene encoding aconitate hydratase, mitochondrial, with protein MATYCLTAARLQLALGHGVRRLHVSAAYRAKAQVSMSRFEPTSFVNYEKLRSNVDIVRKRLNRPLTLSEKIVYGHLDDPHNQDIDRGRTYLRLHPDRVAMQDATAQMAMLQFISSGLPKVAVPSTIHCDHLIEAQIGGDKDLARAKEVNHEVYNFLSSAGAKYGVGFWKPGSGIIHQIILENYAYPGVMLIGTDSHTPNGGGLGSICIGVGGADAVDVMAGIPWELKCPQVIGVKLTGSLSGWTSPKDIILKVAGILTVKGGTGAIVEYFGPGVDSISCTGMATICNMGAEIGATTSVFPYNHRMKTYLEKTGRGEIAVLADEYSDLLVPDEGCTYDQVIEINLDELKPHINGPFTPDLAHPVSDVGATAEKHGWPLEVKVGLIGSCTNSSYEDMGRAASVAKQALDKGLKCKAQFTVTPGSEQIRATIERDGYSKILGDVGGVVLANACGPCIGQWDRRDVKKGEKNTIVTSFNRNFTARNDANPATHAFVTSPEIVTALAIAGTLSFNPETDYLTAANGEKFKLDPPNGDELPSRDFDPGQDTYQHPPPDGLDLRVDVSPESNRLQLLEPFDKWSGGDLENLKVLIKVKGKCTTDHISAAGPWLKFRGHLDNISNNMLIGAVNSENDAINKIKNYLTGDYGGVPDVARHYKANGVSWVVVGDDNYGEGSSREHAALEPRHLGGRAIIVKSFARIHETNLKKQGLLPLTFSNPSDYDKIRPDDKVSIKGLATFTPGKPLSALVKHSDGSEDILEMNHTFNETQIEWFKAGSALNRMKELQH; from the exons ATGGCAACCTACTGTCTCACTGCAGCCCGGCTCCAG CTGGCTCTGGGCCATGGTGTACGCCGCCTGCATGTATCAGCTGCCTACAGAGCCAAGGCTCAAGTGTCTATGAGCCGCTTTGAGCCCACATCATTCGTGAACTACGAGAAGCTGCGTTCAAATGTTGACATTGTACGGAAAAG GCTCAACCGTCCACTCACCTTGTCAGAGAAGATCGTGTACGGCCATCTCGATGACCCCCACAACCAGGATATCGACCGCGGTCGCACTTACCTGCGACTCCACCCCGACCGCGTCGCCATGCAGGACGCCACAGCCCAGATGGCGATGCTCCAGTTCATCAGCAGCGGCCTGCCAAAAGTGGCCGTGCCCTCCACCATCCACTGTGATCACCTGATCGAGGCCCAGATCGGAGGGGACAAGGATCTGGCCAGAGCAAAG GAAGTCAACCATGAGGTCTACAACTTCCTGTCCAGTGCAGGTGCTAAATATGGAGTTGGTTTCTGGAAGCCTGGCTCTGGAATCATCCATCAG ATCATCTTGGAGAACTACGCCTACCCAGGAGTGATGCTGATCGGCACAGACTCCCACACTCCAAATGGTGGTGGGCTTGGTTCCATCTGCATTGGAGTTGGAGGCGCAGATGCTGTAGATGTCATGGCAGGAATCCCCTGGGAGCTGAAATGTCCTCAG GTGATCGGTGTGAAGCTGACAGGCTCCCTCTCAGGCTGGACTTCCCCTAAAGACATCATCCTGAAGGTGGCCGGCATCCTGACAGTGAAGGGCGGCACTGGAGCCATTGTAGAATACTTCGGACCAGGAGTGGACTCCATTTCCTGCACTG GAATGGCCACCATTTGCAACATGGGAGCAGAGATCGGAGCCACGACCTCAGTGTTCCCGTACAACCACCGCATGAAGACCTACTTGGAAAAGACCGGGCGTGGAG AGATCGCTGTCCTGGCTGATGAGTACTCAGACTTGTTGGTACCAGATGAAGGCTGCACTTACGACCAGGTCATCGAGATCAATCTAGATGAG CTCAAGCCCCACATCAACGGACCCTTCACCCCTGACCTGGCTCACCCTGTGTCTGATGTAGGTGCCACTGCTGAAAAGCACGGATGGCCACTGGAGGTGAAAGTTG GTCTGATCGGCAGCTGTACCAACTCCAGCTACGAGGACATGGGCCGTGCTGCCTCTGTGGCCAAGCAGGCTCTGGATAAAGGCCTGAAGTGCAAAGCTCAGTTCACAGTCACCCCTGGCTCAGAGCAGATCCGTGCCACTATCGAGAGAGATGGATAT TCAAAGATCCTTGGTGATGTGGGAGGTGTGGTCCTGGCTAATGCCTGTGGACCCTGCATTGGACAGTGGGACAG GCGTGACGTGAAGAAGGGAGAGAAGAACACAATCGTCACATCCTTCAACAGAAACTTCACAGCCAGGAATGATGCTAACCCCGCAACACACGCTTTTGTTACCTCTCCTGAG ATTGTCACTGCCCTCGCAATCGCTGGCACCTTGAGCTTCAACCCAGAAACTGATTACCTTACTGCCGCCAACGGTGAGAAATTCAAGCTGGATCCCCCGAACGGAGATGAACTACCCTCCAGGGACTTTGACCCTGGTCAGGACACCTACCAGCACCCACCCCCTGACGGCCTAGACCTGAGGGTGGACGTCAGCCCCGAGAGCAATCGCCTCCAGCTGCTGGAGCCTTTCGATAAATGGAGCGGTGGTGATCTGGAGAACTTGAAGGTCCTCATCAAG GTGAAGGGCAAATGCACAACAGACCACATCAGTGCCGCCGGACCTTGGCTGAAGTTCCGTGGTCACCTGGACAACATCTCCAACAACATGCTGATTGGCGCCGTTAACAGCGAGAATGACGCCATCAACAAGATCAAGAACTACCTGACAGGAGATTACGGCGGAGTCCCTGATGTGGCCCGTCACTACAAG GCTAATGGTGTGTCGTGGGTTGTGGTGGGAGATGACAACTACGGTGAGGGCTCCAGCAGAGAGCACGCCGCCCTGGAGCCCAGACATCTGGGAGGAAGAGCTATTATTGTCAAGAGCTTCGCCAGAATTCATG AGACTAACCTGAAGAAGCAGGGTCTGCTGCCTCTGACCTTCAGCAACCCATCAGACTACGACAAGATCCGCCCAGACGACAAGGTCTCCATCAAAGGACTAGCAACCTTCACTCCTGGAAAG CCTCTTTCTGCACTCGTGAAGCACAGCGATGGCAGTGAGGACATCCTGGAAATGAACCACACCTTCAACGAGACACAGATCGAATGGTTCAAGGCGGGATCCGCCCTAAACAGGATGAAGGAGCTGCAGCATTGA
- the phf5a gene encoding PHD finger-like domain-containing protein 5A: MAKHHPDLIFCRKQAGVAIGRLCEKCDGKCVICDSYVRPCTLVRICDECNYGSYQGRCVICGGPGVSDAYYCKECTIQEKDRDGCPKIVNLGSSKTDLFYERKKYGFKKR, encoded by the exons ATGGCTAAACATCATCCAGATTTGATCTTTTGCAGAAAACAAGCGGGTGTCG CTATCGGGAGACTCTGCGAGAAAT GTGATGGAAAGTGTGTCATCTGTGATTCCTATGTGAGGCCCTGCACACTTGTGCGCATCTGTGATGAGTGTAACTACGGCTCCTATCAGGGGCGCTGTGTTATCTGTGGGGGGCCCGGAGTATCTGATGCCTACTACTGCAAAGAATGCACCATCCAGGAGAAAGAT CGGGATGGCTGTCCTAAGATTGTGAATTTGGGCAGTTCAAAGACAGATCTGTTTTATGAAAGGAAGAAGTATGGCTTCAAGAAGAGGTGA